Proteins from one Desulfonema limicola genomic window:
- a CDS encoding class I SAM-dependent methyltransferase gives MNKIKITLTKEKQTLLIPLYTRALESLKPNPVIIDPKASEILDKIDYHFNSLNFSAQTIAALCMRANKIDLSVKEFINANPDGIIIHAGCGLDSRFIRTGNNTIQWYDLDYPEVINLRRHFYKETPKYKMISSSVTDINWIKKIKSYNKAADNKPVMFIAEGLMMYLQEKDVKNIILNLEKFFPGSEIIFDVYNTFAANQINLHPAIINTGAVLKWGIDNTKDILQWSSQIKLKQEWLFIHSDDLIKLPFHVRIFFYCTALFPLMRNSHRIIHLQV, from the coding sequence ATGAATAAAATAAAGATAACCTTAACAAAAGAAAAACAAACCCTGCTCATACCGCTTTATACAAGAGCATTGGAAAGCCTTAAACCAAATCCAGTTATAATTGATCCTAAAGCATCAGAAATACTTGATAAAATAGATTATCATTTCAATAGTCTGAATTTTTCAGCACAAACTATTGCAGCCCTCTGCATGAGAGCAAACAAGATAGATTTATCAGTAAAAGAATTTATTAATGCTAATCCTGATGGAATTATAATTCATGCAGGCTGCGGACTGGACAGCAGATTTATCAGGACAGGAAATAATACAATCCAATGGTATGATCTTGATTATCCTGAAGTAATCAATCTTCGCAGACATTTTTATAAGGAAACCCCAAAATATAAAATGATCTCCTCATCAGTTACAGATATAAACTGGATAAAAAAGATCAAGTCTTATAATAAAGCAGCTGATAACAAACCGGTTATGTTTATTGCAGAAGGACTGATGATGTATCTCCAGGAAAAGGATGTGAAAAATATAATCTTGAATCTGGAAAAATTTTTTCCAGGATCTGAAATAATTTTTGATGTATATAATACATTTGCAGCAAATCAAATAAATCTGCATCCAGCAATAATAAATACAGGAGCTGTTCTTAAATGGGGTATAGATAATACAAAAGATATTCTTCAATGGAGCAGCCAGATAAAATTAAAGCAGGAATGGCTTTTTATCCATTCAGATGATTTAATAAAATTACCTTTTCATGTCAGGATATTTTTTTATTGCACAGCCTTGTTTCCATTAATGCGAAATAGTCACAGGATTATCCATCTTCAGGTTTGA